One part of the Ursus arctos isolate Adak ecotype North America unplaced genomic scaffold, UrsArc2.0 scaffold_14, whole genome shotgun sequence genome encodes these proteins:
- the LOC113248941 gene encoding olfactory receptor 7A10-like, giving the protein MYFFLAHLSFVDICFISTTVPKMLMNIQTHSKVITYTGCISQICFSILFAGWDDFLLALMAYDRFMAICHPLQYRVIMNPRFCGLLVLVSWIMSVLNSLLQSLMVLRLTFCTDMEIPHFFCELNQIIQLACSDTFVNDTVLYISTVLLAGGPLAGILCSYSKIISSICKISSAQGKYKAFSTCASHLSVVSLFYCTVLGVYLISAATQRSHASAVASVMYTVVTPMLNPFIYSLRNRDIKGALTRFFKRATIKGTIVLVVKKCP; this is encoded by the coding sequence atgtacttcttcctggcccaCCTGTCCTTTGTTGACATCTGTTTCATctccaccaccgtccccaagatgTTGATGAATATACAGACACACAGCAAAGTTATAACCTATACAGGATGCATCAGCCAGATCTGTTTTTCAATACTCTTTGCAGGCTGGGATGACTTTCTCCTGGCCttgatggcctatgaccggttCATGGCCATATGTCACCCCCTGCAATACAGggtcatcatgaacccccggttctgtggactgctggttctggtgtcctggatcatgaGTGTCCTGAATTCCTTATTACAAAGCTTAATGGTATTGCGGTTGACCTTCTGTACAGACAtggaaatcccccactttttctgcgAACTCAATCAAATAatccaacttgcctgttctgatACCTTTGTTAATGACACAGTGCTATATATTTCAACTGTGTTGCTGGCTGGTGGCCCTCTTGCTGGGATCCTTTGTTCATACTCTAAGATTATATCCTCCATATGTAaaatctcatcagctcagggcaagtataaagcattttccacctgtgcatctcacctctcagttgtctccttattttattgtacagtCCTTGGAGTGTACCTTATCTCTGCTGCTACCCAGAGatcccacgcaagtgcagtggcctcagtGATGTACACAGTGGTCacgcccatgctgaaccccttcatctacagcctgaggaacagagacataaaggggGCTCTAACAAGATTTTTTAAGAGAGCAACTATAAAAGGGACAATTGTCCTGGTAGTGAAAAAGTGCCCTTGA